A window of the Scophthalmus maximus strain ysfricsl-2021 chromosome 8, ASM2237912v1, whole genome shotgun sequence genome harbors these coding sequences:
- the wdr17 gene encoding WD repeat-containing protein 17 isoform X4, with product MADQNDYSHGQSPPWSRPTPTPNNGEQGTFQHPGAVRCARVDGHLTVRMAKVKQVGLLAAGCQPWNKDVCAASGDRFAYCATLAIYIYQLDQQYNEYKLRSIMSEHKKTITAISWCSDNPDLFASASADNLLIVWNVAEQKAVARLDNTKGVPTSVSWCWNSADGVAFVSQRGPLYIWVYAGRDSGLTVHKEAHSFLSDICLFRWHPTKRGKLVFGHTDGSMSIFQPGSKSQKHVLRPESLEGTDEEDPVSALEWDLLSTDYLLVSNLHNGIRLVDSEALNCITSFCFPSAAASVQCLAWVPSAPGMFITGDSQVGVLRVWNVSRSTPLDSFKLKKTGFHALHVLNSPLNKKAPSFSSNSKSQHTSSTSEAVPPPTLSQNRSFSLPPGHAVCCFMDGGVGLYDMGAKKWDFLRDLGHVETIFDCKFKPDDPNLLATASFDGTIKIWDTNTLTAVNTSPGNEGVVYSLSWAPGDLNCIAGATSRNGAFIWDVRKEKIITRFNEHGKNGIFCISWSHKDSKRIATCSGDGFCIIRTIDGKILHKYKHPAAVFGCDWSQNNKDMIATGCEDKNVRVYYLATSSDQPLKVFTGHLAKVFHVRWSPLREGILCSGSDDGTVRIWDYTQDACINVLIGHTAPVRGLMWNTEVPYLLISGSWDYTIRVWDTRDGTCLDTTYDHGADVYGLTCHQSRPFTMASCSRDSTVRLWSLTPLISSLLLNILTDQPWEKIIGNTDTAMVPGSPPLLCGKVSRDIKQELDKLSLDIRAKRLRWFFECFSPPGGSSNLWDLVSVINGQDDSLLPASYSKGVMHMKHLLKFKTSEAQELTIVKMCKFGGGIGAPSKEERLKEAADIHLRLGQIQRYCELMVELGQWEKALSVAPGVSMKYWKKLMQRRVDQLMAEDNDDAIPYCIATGDTKKLVTFFTGRGQLLEALLIAQGACEGNIRAPQSSPVNHTTNDVDNVQQYQSLLHKVCQELAEWYFQDGCSVLAACCHLAVDNIKLAMCSLIRGNELELAACVGIVLGEAANQSTEYCLELLARKYMTTPTWELSADLLQMIPDNCILLAKLCAYYPGSAAEINQLHERCGLPSLEECKALAEEAVCEGDLFSAVQFHLLSSEPENALRIGIDHIKEQLSGSDWTVDSVQPILDLMSYIRTDRLVMVKLTEARSELLILCGYIGGLLAIRRQYSSIVPALYEYTSQLLKRREVCVPLKIEQLSVELDAWRASTQTNSNPPSECQIEEFSCLVRRIQPTDSAALVLCGADYVTGSNLPSHSDVQLSCFTGQRIQFSSSFINVQGPLFLLEDGKSAISHNDALMWAKVNPFSPLGTGVRINPF from the exons gtgaGGATGGCCAAGGTGAAGCAGGTGGGCCTGCTGGCAGCAGGGTGTCAGCCCTGGAACAAAGATGTGTGCGCTGCAAGTGGAGACCGCTTCGCCTACTGTGCTACTTTGGCCATATACATCTACCAG TTGGATCAGCAGTACAATGAATATAAGTTGAGATCCATCATGTCAGAACACAAGAAGACTATAACAGCTATCAGCTGGTGCTCTGACAACCCTGACCTCTTTGCGTCAGCCTCTGCTGATAACCTGCTCATCGTGTGGAACGTTGCGGAACAAAAGGCCGTAGCAAGACTGGACAACACTAAAG GTGTCCCCACGTCGGTCAGTTGGTGCTGGAACTCAGCTGATGGAGTGGCATTTGTCTCTCAGCGCGGGCCATTGTATATCTGGGTATATGCCGGTCGTGACTCTGGGCTCACAGTGCATAAAGAAGCCCACTCCTTCCTGTCTGACATCTGTCTCTTCAGGTGGCACCCGACCAAGAGGGGCAAACTGGTGTTTGGACACACAGATGGAAGCATGTCTATTTTTCAGCCAG GGAGTAAAAGCCAAAAGCATGTGCTGCGTCCAGAGTCATTAGAGGGCACAGACGAAGAGGACCCAGTTAGCGCTCTGGAATGGGACCTTTTGTCAACTGACTACTTACTAG tgtcAAACCTCCACAATGGTATTCGGCTGGTGGACAGTGAGGCATTGAATTGCATCACGTCCTTCTGCTTCCCCTCAGCTGCTGCATCAGTTCAGTGTCTGGCCTGGGTCCCCTCTGCACCAGGCATGTTCATCACCGGAG ACTCTCAGGTTGGAGTACTGCGGGTGTGGAACGTGTCTCGCTCCACTCCTCTGGACAGCTTTAAACTGAAAAAGACCGGCTTTCATGCTTTGCATGTCCTCAACTCCCCTCTCAACAAGAAAG CTCCAAGTTTCAGTTCAAACAGTAAAAGTCAGCACACCAGTTCCACCAGCGAGGCAGTGCCTCCCCCGACCCTGTCACAGAACCGCTCCTTCTCCCTGCCTCCTGGCCACGCTGTGTGCTGCTTCATGGATGGAGGGGTGGGACTCTACGATATGGGTGCCAAAAAGTGGGACTTCCTACGAGACCTG GGTCATGTAGAGACCATCTTTGATTGTAAATTTAAGCCAGATGATCCCAACCTGCTGGCCACAGCTAGCTTTGATGGAACGATTAAAATctgggacacaaacacactaacagCCGTGAACACCTCCCCTGGCAACGAAGGAGTGGTTTACTCACTGTCCTGGGCTCCAG GGGACCTGAACTGCATTGCAGGGGCAACGTCTCGTAATGGAGCGTTCATCTGGGATGTCAGGAAAGAAAAGATCATCACTCGCTTTAATGAG CACGGTAAGAATGGTATATTCTGTATATCATGGAGCCATAAGGATTCTAAGAGGATCGCTACCTGTAGTGGAGATGGATTCTG CATCATTCGGACCATTGATGGCAAAATCCTCCATAAGTAcaaacatcctgctgctgtgtttggttGTGACTGGAGCCAGAACAACAA GGACATGATAGCGACCGGCTGCGAAGATAAAAATGTTCGTGTGTACTACCTGGCCACCAGCTCTGATCAGCCTCTAAAGGTCTTCACCGGGCACCTAGCCAAAGTATTCCATGTTCGCTGGTCTCCACTCAGAGAGGGGATACTGTGTTCGGGTTCAGATGATGG cacTGTTCGTATATGGGACTACACACAGGACGCATGTATCAATGTGCTGATTGGTCACACAGCTCCAGTCAGAGGCTTGATGTGGAACACAGAGGTCCCTTACCTCCTCATTTCAG GTTCTTGGGATTATACGATCAGAGTGTGGGACACAAGAGATGGCACATGTCTAGATACAACCTATGACCATGGAGCTGATGTCTATG GTTTGACATGTCACCAGAGTCGTCCGTTCACCATGGCTAGCTGTAGCAGAGACAGCACAGTGAGGCTCTGGTCTCTCACACCCCTCATCTCGTCATTGCTGCTGAACATCCTCACTGACCAGCCCTGGGAAAAGATAATAGGAAACACAG acaCAGCTATGGTTCCTGgctcccctcccctgctctgtgGTAAAGTGTCTCGAGACATCAAACAGGAGCTGGACAAACTGAGCTTAGACATCAGGGCCAAGAGGCTACGCTGGTTCTTTGAATGCTTTTCG CCTCCAGGGGGCAGCAGTAACCTGTGGGACTTGGTATCAGTCATTAACGGGCAGGATGATTCCCTGCTACCAGCCAGCTACAGCAAAGGAGTGATGCACATGAAGCACCTGCTCAAGTTTAAAACA TCAGAAGCCCAGGAGCTGACGATAGTGAAGATGTGTAAATTTGGTGGAGGTATTGGAGCTCCAAGTAAAGAGGAGAGGCTGAAAGAAGCAGCAGACATCCATCTGAGACTGGGTCAGATTCAGCGATACTGTGAATTAATGGTGGAGCTGGGGCAG TGGGAGAAAGCATTATCTGTGGCTCCAGGAGTTTCCATGAAGTACTGGAAGAAACTCATGCAGAG GAGAGTGGACCAGCTGATGGCTGAGGATAATGATGACGCTATCCCATATTGCATCGCCACAGGAGACACAAAAAAGCTTGTAACTTTCTTCACTGGCAGAGGACAACTGCTAGAGGCCTTACTAATAGCACAG GGAGCATGTGAAGGGAACATCCGTGCACCTCAAAGCTCCCCAGTTAACCACACAACTAATGATGTGGATAACGTACAGCAATACCAGAG CCTCCTCCACAAGGTATGTCAGGAACTAGCTGAATGGTACTTCCAGGACGGATGCTCTGTCCTGGCAGCATGTTGTCACCTAGCTGTGGACAACATCAAG TTAGCCATGTGTAGTCTGATCCGGGGTAATGAGCTGGAGTTGGCTGCATGCGTGGGTATCGTCCTTGGAGAGGCAGCCAATCAAAGCACTGAGTACTGCCTGGAACTCTTGGCCAGGAAATACATGACCACACCTACATG GGAGCTCTCAGCTGACCTGCTGCAAATGATTCCTGACAATTGCATTTTACTGGCTAAGCTGTGTGCCTATTACCCAGGAAGTGCTGCAGAAATTAACCAATTACATGAAAGG TGCGGTCTCCCGTCGTTAGAGGAGTGTAAGGCCTTGGCAGAGGAAGCCGTTTGTGAAGGAGATTTGTTTTCAGCAGTTCAATTTCACCTGCTCAGCTCTGAACCTGAGAACGCACTTCGGATAGGGATAGATCACATCAAAG AACAGCTGAGTGGATCTGATTGGACGGTGGATAGTGTTCAGCCAATCCTTGACCTGATGAGTTACATCAGAACTGACCGCCTCGTCATGGTCAAGCTGACAGA agcccGCAGTGAGCTGTTGATCCTGTGTGGTTACATTGGAGGTTTGCTCGCCATCAGAAGACAGTACTCCAGCATCGTCCCGGCACTTTACGAATACACCAG TCAGCTGTTGAAGcggagggaggtgtgtgttcCTCTGAAGATCGAGCAGCTGTCTGTGGAGCTCGATGCCTGGCGCGCCTCCACACAAACCAACAGCAA TCCTCCATCAGAGTGTCAAATAGAAGAGTTCAGCTGCCTGGTGAGGAGGATCCAGCCAACAGACTCTG CTGCGTTAGTTCTCTGTGGAGCGGATTATGTGACAGGCTCCAATCTGCCGAGCCACTCAGATGTTCAATTGTCCTGTTTCACCGGGCAGAGAATACAG ttttcttcttcttttatcaaTGTGCAGGGTCCGTTGTTTTTGTTGGAAGATGGTAAATCAGCAATCTCCCATAATGATGCGCTAATGTGGGCAAAAGTCAACCCCTTCTCCCCTCTGGGAACAGGAGTCCGCATCAACCCCTTctaa
- the wdr17 gene encoding WD repeat-containing protein 17 isoform X2, protein MADQNDYSHGQSPPWSRPTPTPNNGEQGTFQHPGAVRCARVDGHLTVRMAKVKQVGLLAAGCQPWNKDVCAASGDRFAYCATLAIYIYQLDQQYNEYKLRSIMSEHKKTITAISWCSDNPDLFASASADNLLIVWNVAEQKAVARLDNTKGVPTSVSWCWNSADGVAFVSQRGPLYIWVYAGRDSGLTVHKEAHSFLSDICLFRWHPTKRGKLVFGHTDGSMSIFQPGSKSQKHVLRPESLEGTDEEDPVSALEWDLLSTDYLLVSNLHNGIRLVDSEALNCITSFCFPSAAASVQCLAWVPSAPGMFITGDSQVGVLRVWNVSRSTPLDSFKLKKTGFHALHVLNSPLNKKAPSFSSNSKSQHTSSTSEAVPPPTLSQNRSFSLPPGHAVCCFMDGGVGLYDMGAKKWDFLRDLGHVETIFDCKFKPDDPNLLATASFDGTIKIWDTNTLTAVNTSPGNEGVVYSLSWAPGDLNCIAGATSRNGAFIWDVRKEKIITRFNEHGKNGIFCISWSHKDSKRIATCSGDGFCIIRTIDGKILHKYKHPAAVFGCDWSQNNKDMIATGCEDKNVRVYYLATSSDQPLKVFTGHLAKVFHVRWSPLREGILCSGSDDGTVRIWDYTQDACINVLIGHTAPVRGLMWNTEVPYLLISGSWDYTIRVWDTRDGTCLDTTYDHGADVYGLTCHQSRPFTMASCSRDSTVRLWSLTPLISSLLLNILTDQPWEKIIGNTDTAMVPGSPPLLCGKVSRDIKQELDKLSLDIRAKRLRWFFECFSPPGGSSNLWDLVSVINGQDDSLLPASYSKGVMHMKHLLKFKTSEAQELTIVKMCKFGGGIGAPSKEERLKEAADIHLRLGQIQRYCELMVELGQWEKALSVAPGVSMKYWKKLMQSQSACCCVDCEKRVFSNAWGCHSECRRTGSGQKQTKTRVDQLMAEDNDDAIPYCIATGDTKKLVTFFTGRGQLLEALLIAQGACEGNIRAPQSSPVNHTTNDVDNVQQYQSLLHKVCQELAEWYFQDGCSVLAACCHLAVDNIKLAMCSLIRGNELELAACVGIVLGEAANQSTEYCLELLARKYMTTPTWELSADLLQMIPDNCILLAKLCAYYPGSAAEINQLHERCGLPSLEECKALAEEAVCEGDLFSAVQFHLLSSEPENALRIGIDHIKEQLSGSDWTVDSVQPILDLMSYIRTDRLVMVKLTEARSELLILCGYIGGLLAIRRQYSSIVPALYEYTSQLLKRREVCVPLKIEQLSVELDAWRASTQTNSNPPSECQIEEFSCLVRRIQPTDSAALVLCGADYVTGSNLPSHSDVQLSCFTGQRIQGPLFLLEDGKSAISHNDALMWAKVNPFSPLGTGVRINPF, encoded by the exons gtgaGGATGGCCAAGGTGAAGCAGGTGGGCCTGCTGGCAGCAGGGTGTCAGCCCTGGAACAAAGATGTGTGCGCTGCAAGTGGAGACCGCTTCGCCTACTGTGCTACTTTGGCCATATACATCTACCAG TTGGATCAGCAGTACAATGAATATAAGTTGAGATCCATCATGTCAGAACACAAGAAGACTATAACAGCTATCAGCTGGTGCTCTGACAACCCTGACCTCTTTGCGTCAGCCTCTGCTGATAACCTGCTCATCGTGTGGAACGTTGCGGAACAAAAGGCCGTAGCAAGACTGGACAACACTAAAG GTGTCCCCACGTCGGTCAGTTGGTGCTGGAACTCAGCTGATGGAGTGGCATTTGTCTCTCAGCGCGGGCCATTGTATATCTGGGTATATGCCGGTCGTGACTCTGGGCTCACAGTGCATAAAGAAGCCCACTCCTTCCTGTCTGACATCTGTCTCTTCAGGTGGCACCCGACCAAGAGGGGCAAACTGGTGTTTGGACACACAGATGGAAGCATGTCTATTTTTCAGCCAG GGAGTAAAAGCCAAAAGCATGTGCTGCGTCCAGAGTCATTAGAGGGCACAGACGAAGAGGACCCAGTTAGCGCTCTGGAATGGGACCTTTTGTCAACTGACTACTTACTAG tgtcAAACCTCCACAATGGTATTCGGCTGGTGGACAGTGAGGCATTGAATTGCATCACGTCCTTCTGCTTCCCCTCAGCTGCTGCATCAGTTCAGTGTCTGGCCTGGGTCCCCTCTGCACCAGGCATGTTCATCACCGGAG ACTCTCAGGTTGGAGTACTGCGGGTGTGGAACGTGTCTCGCTCCACTCCTCTGGACAGCTTTAAACTGAAAAAGACCGGCTTTCATGCTTTGCATGTCCTCAACTCCCCTCTCAACAAGAAAG CTCCAAGTTTCAGTTCAAACAGTAAAAGTCAGCACACCAGTTCCACCAGCGAGGCAGTGCCTCCCCCGACCCTGTCACAGAACCGCTCCTTCTCCCTGCCTCCTGGCCACGCTGTGTGCTGCTTCATGGATGGAGGGGTGGGACTCTACGATATGGGTGCCAAAAAGTGGGACTTCCTACGAGACCTG GGTCATGTAGAGACCATCTTTGATTGTAAATTTAAGCCAGATGATCCCAACCTGCTGGCCACAGCTAGCTTTGATGGAACGATTAAAATctgggacacaaacacactaacagCCGTGAACACCTCCCCTGGCAACGAAGGAGTGGTTTACTCACTGTCCTGGGCTCCAG GGGACCTGAACTGCATTGCAGGGGCAACGTCTCGTAATGGAGCGTTCATCTGGGATGTCAGGAAAGAAAAGATCATCACTCGCTTTAATGAG CACGGTAAGAATGGTATATTCTGTATATCATGGAGCCATAAGGATTCTAAGAGGATCGCTACCTGTAGTGGAGATGGATTCTG CATCATTCGGACCATTGATGGCAAAATCCTCCATAAGTAcaaacatcctgctgctgtgtttggttGTGACTGGAGCCAGAACAACAA GGACATGATAGCGACCGGCTGCGAAGATAAAAATGTTCGTGTGTACTACCTGGCCACCAGCTCTGATCAGCCTCTAAAGGTCTTCACCGGGCACCTAGCCAAAGTATTCCATGTTCGCTGGTCTCCACTCAGAGAGGGGATACTGTGTTCGGGTTCAGATGATGG cacTGTTCGTATATGGGACTACACACAGGACGCATGTATCAATGTGCTGATTGGTCACACAGCTCCAGTCAGAGGCTTGATGTGGAACACAGAGGTCCCTTACCTCCTCATTTCAG GTTCTTGGGATTATACGATCAGAGTGTGGGACACAAGAGATGGCACATGTCTAGATACAACCTATGACCATGGAGCTGATGTCTATG GTTTGACATGTCACCAGAGTCGTCCGTTCACCATGGCTAGCTGTAGCAGAGACAGCACAGTGAGGCTCTGGTCTCTCACACCCCTCATCTCGTCATTGCTGCTGAACATCCTCACTGACCAGCCCTGGGAAAAGATAATAGGAAACACAG acaCAGCTATGGTTCCTGgctcccctcccctgctctgtgGTAAAGTGTCTCGAGACATCAAACAGGAGCTGGACAAACTGAGCTTAGACATCAGGGCCAAGAGGCTACGCTGGTTCTTTGAATGCTTTTCG CCTCCAGGGGGCAGCAGTAACCTGTGGGACTTGGTATCAGTCATTAACGGGCAGGATGATTCCCTGCTACCAGCCAGCTACAGCAAAGGAGTGATGCACATGAAGCACCTGCTCAAGTTTAAAACA TCAGAAGCCCAGGAGCTGACGATAGTGAAGATGTGTAAATTTGGTGGAGGTATTGGAGCTCCAAGTAAAGAGGAGAGGCTGAAAGAAGCAGCAGACATCCATCTGAGACTGGGTCAGATTCAGCGATACTGTGAATTAATGGTGGAGCTGGGGCAG TGGGAGAAAGCATTATCTGTGGCTCCAGGAGTTTCCATGAAGTACTGGAAGAAACTCATGCAGAG tcaaagTGCGTGCTGCTGCGTTGATTGTGAAAAACGTGTGTTCAGTAACGCATGGGGCTGTCACAGTGAATGCCGacgaacaggaagtggacaaaAGCAGACTAAAAC GAGAGTGGACCAGCTGATGGCTGAGGATAATGATGACGCTATCCCATATTGCATCGCCACAGGAGACACAAAAAAGCTTGTAACTTTCTTCACTGGCAGAGGACAACTGCTAGAGGCCTTACTAATAGCACAG GGAGCATGTGAAGGGAACATCCGTGCACCTCAAAGCTCCCCAGTTAACCACACAACTAATGATGTGGATAACGTACAGCAATACCAGAG CCTCCTCCACAAGGTATGTCAGGAACTAGCTGAATGGTACTTCCAGGACGGATGCTCTGTCCTGGCAGCATGTTGTCACCTAGCTGTGGACAACATCAAG TTAGCCATGTGTAGTCTGATCCGGGGTAATGAGCTGGAGTTGGCTGCATGCGTGGGTATCGTCCTTGGAGAGGCAGCCAATCAAAGCACTGAGTACTGCCTGGAACTCTTGGCCAGGAAATACATGACCACACCTACATG GGAGCTCTCAGCTGACCTGCTGCAAATGATTCCTGACAATTGCATTTTACTGGCTAAGCTGTGTGCCTATTACCCAGGAAGTGCTGCAGAAATTAACCAATTACATGAAAGG TGCGGTCTCCCGTCGTTAGAGGAGTGTAAGGCCTTGGCAGAGGAAGCCGTTTGTGAAGGAGATTTGTTTTCAGCAGTTCAATTTCACCTGCTCAGCTCTGAACCTGAGAACGCACTTCGGATAGGGATAGATCACATCAAAG AACAGCTGAGTGGATCTGATTGGACGGTGGATAGTGTTCAGCCAATCCTTGACCTGATGAGTTACATCAGAACTGACCGCCTCGTCATGGTCAAGCTGACAGA agcccGCAGTGAGCTGTTGATCCTGTGTGGTTACATTGGAGGTTTGCTCGCCATCAGAAGACAGTACTCCAGCATCGTCCCGGCACTTTACGAATACACCAG TCAGCTGTTGAAGcggagggaggtgtgtgttcCTCTGAAGATCGAGCAGCTGTCTGTGGAGCTCGATGCCTGGCGCGCCTCCACACAAACCAACAGCAA TCCTCCATCAGAGTGTCAAATAGAAGAGTTCAGCTGCCTGGTGAGGAGGATCCAGCCAACAGACTCTG CTGCGTTAGTTCTCTGTGGAGCGGATTATGTGACAGGCTCCAATCTGCCGAGCCACTCAGATGTTCAATTGTCCTGTTTCACCGGGCAGAGAATACAG GGTCCGTTGTTTTTGTTGGAAGATGGTAAATCAGCAATCTCCCATAATGATGCGCTAATGTGGGCAAAAGTCAACCCCTTCTCCCCTCTGGGAACAGGAGTCCGCATCAACCCCTTctaa